Genomic segment of Vitis riparia cultivar Riparia Gloire de Montpellier isolate 1030 chromosome 19, EGFV_Vit.rip_1.0, whole genome shotgun sequence:
CTTAAAATGGACATGGGCCATGAGAGTGATTGGCTTGAGGAGCAATGAGGCCCTTCATCAGCAACtttgggcctgggctccaactcaagcccaaatCCGTCACCATGGGCAAGCCTAAGGCTCTAAACTCCATCACAGCCCACTTCTCCACCTGGGCATCACCCTTAGACGGAGCTTCCTACCGCCAGCCTGACGAGGGGCGAGGTGGCCGTTGAGTGGAGAAGGCCATGAGGCCCTCCAGGGCCTTGAAGCGCGCGCTGCCAGTGAAGACGGCGGGGACGACGACGAGTGGCTGATAGAGGAGATGGCCATGAGAGCCGGTGACGCCGAAGGTGAGGAGAGCAGGCGCTTCATTGACGTGGCGCGTGCAGCAAGAAGGTGGGAAGAGGGTTGAATATGATGACAGGGGTTCTCGGAGATGAGGCACAGGATCCTCATCTTGGCTGACTCAATGACGCCAATGGCCAGCGGAGAGGTGGTGGTGACGTATGGAAAATATGGAAGAAGGCGGGAACATGGGTATGGTAACAGTGTAGAGAGAGAGGTGGTGCATGGGGGTATCAAGGAGGAGCACAGGTGGTTAGGTGATGAATATTATGAAGGTGGGCATGAGAAAGGAATGGGTATGAAGATGGAAAGGTGGAGAAGTGGTTAAGGTAGGTTGGGTGAGCATGAGAAGTAATGGGTAGGAAATATAAAGTAGGGTGGATGGATTTTTGTGGGATGAAGGATGAACGATCATCGAAAGATGACCACGGGCGTGTGCTTGATGAGGATGAACGAGAGAAATGGTGAGGAAATGAGTGTAAGGATGGGTTTGGTGTACATGGGTGTATGGATATCCGAGAGGGTAGGAGGAGAATTGCTTCATACggccatgcatgcatgcatgcactaCATGCATATAGGGTATACCGGCAGCAAATGTAGCGAAAAGACACAAGTATTGCTGGCACATAATGCAGGCATGATCCTCATTTCTTGCAGGTACCGCGTCGGTTGGGGGCATTCTTCGACCCGATTTTATTGGAAGCGACCCTAAGTCTTCAAGCACGAACATTACTTCCAAGGCTGTCATGAAACATCAGTGGGTAGAGGTCCTCTGTTCTGGGGACAGTCAAGACTCTCCATTTCTCATCTTGGGCTTGAGTTCTTGATGCCCTAAAGGTTGGTGCATATAGAGGGCTTGGTTTCACGAGTACGATTTGTAGCATGGAAGCTTCACCATCACCATAAGACCTAACGATTAAAAAATGGCTAAATGGATTTAAAGTGACCATTTTGTCCACATAGCAACCACATAATTTTCCATAACCTTAAGAGTGACATTGAACCCAAACCCAAAAGGAAAATCTCACCATTGCAAGGGAAAAAACCAAGGGTATGAAAGGCCATGAAAATAGAACATTTTAGGCAAATGAGAATGCTCAACTGAAAGCAACCCTATGGCCCTTGACGTCCACAACAAATAATGAAACCATGCTCATAGTTCAGTAGAAAGTGAAGCAATACGTTGAGGGAAATGAAAACATACCGCACCTTGCCTGGAAGTCGACGATGCAACCTTCTTGTCTCTCCTCAACTATCTTTTTCCTCTCAATAGCCAAGACTCGTCCCCCCAACAAAACTCATCTGTTTCCCCCCCAGAAACTCTCCAGCCCAACAGCCCAAAAGAACCCCCTCTGAAAGTCCTCTCCTGTTTCTATCTTTCGCAGTAAGTCATTACCATCTCCACTGTTCCTCCATCAGCCAGCATGGCTTCTTTCACCCACCCTCATGGCCGGCCATGCTTCCTGCCACCCGTCTTGTGTTGCTCCTCTCTTGGGAGGTGGCCCTTCCCCCTCACTTCAAAGAAATGCTGAAACAAAACCTCTCCCCGGGTGGTCCCAAAACCTCCGGGAAAACTATTCTTTCCTTTAGTTTTTAAGTGGTCTACAAGGGTATAAATTTAACTCTAACATTGATCAAAAAGATAAATCATGGTATCGAATTATACtaccaaaaaaatattgttaatcaAAGATGTTACGTGTATTTTCTAATTTCACCAAGTCTCGTTACTTTATATTATGATTCTATTACATTATACATTAATTTCATTGTtttgtatcataatttatttctttataccTTAATATCATTTGTTAGTATTTTATACTTTTGATCTCAAATGTTTGCATCCTCGTTCAACAGTCCAAATTCAAGGTGTGGATATGATAATGAATTGATATCATAGATTTTTcctattcaaaataatataatcaagCTAAATTATTAATGATACATTTTGTcactaacaaaaataatattattgaataaaatattttaaaattttatggtaCAAATGAAAAGCacaactttatattttatttttcaaaaaaaactaataattaaattcatCACTCAAATTTGTCACCTCCTTTAATTTTACTACTTGCAATATATGTCATAagtttataattgaaaaaaacaaaaaaaaaatgggttttaattttttaaagaaccaaAGAGGATGAATTGAAGAGCTTGTGATTTGCAGAGAGCTGAGGCCCCAGGGTGAAGATGTCGGTGCTGTGGGAGAAGAGCGAGACATGGAGGTGGATTGTGAGGAATTCGAGAGACTCGAAGCCATTTTTCTTGGCCTTCGCCACCATATGCGGAGTAGTGCCTGGTGTAATTGGATACTGCGTCATGCAATTCACCAACTCCCGCAATCCAGAGCTCGAAGCCCAACTCCGCAGCAATGCTCGCCCCGATTCCCTCGTATGTTTCAGTTTcatcccttctttttttttctttttttctttttcttattaggGTTTAGTGCTTTTGCTCTTccatttattgatattttggtGGGTATGAATTACGATAAAGTTTTTTGCTTTTCTCTCCACAACCCAATTTCAGGATTCTATGCATCGGATTTTTTGTGGCTTTTGGGCTTCTGATTCTGGGGTTTCAGATTATTGATTGTTTTCGTGATATGATTAAGCCCAGCTTTCGATTAGAGTTTGTTTCTTTACTTGAGGATTCTACACATCAATTTCTTTGTAGTTTTAGCTTCTGACTCTGGGGTTTAAGGttattgattattgatttattttcgTGGTATGATTTGAGTCTAGAGAAGTTTGTTGAGGTCGAAGCTCCAGTTATCGATAAGAGTTCGCGTTTTTACTTATTTGGGGATTCTACTGATTAATTTCTCTGTGGGCTTTAGGCTTCTGATTCTGGGGGATTTGGATTGTTATTTTCATGATATGATTATTGAAATGTGTTGAAATCAGAGGTCCAGTATTCAACCGGAGAGTTCATATTTTTGCCCATTCGAGAAATACGTCAATTTCTTTATGGGTTTAGTCTTGTAACACTGGGAATTTAAACTTGTTTACTAATTTTATGATATGATAATTGAAATCTGTTCATGTCAAAAGTCCTGAGTTGGTGGGGCGGGTGcatatttttacttgtttggGGATTCTATACGTCAGTTTTAGGCTCCTAATCCTGGGGTTTGAGATTGttcattattttcatcataTGACCATAGAAACTTGTTTAAATCAAAGCTCTACTATTCAAGCAGAGGATTCATATTTGTTCTCCATCACTTCATATTTGTTATTCAAGCGGAGGATTGTTCATCATGGATAAACCAGTACAAATACTGCTTGTTTTCCTGGCTTTTCACTCACTTTCAGCCTCTAAAGCCTCAAAGCAAAGGAATTTGAAGTGATGGAGAAGATCCAGGAGATGGTTTCACAAAGGGGAAGTTGCTGGTTTGGAGTTGAATCGAAATCCTTTGAGATTTCAGTGGAGCTAGTCAAGGGAAAGACGGTAGGCTGGATAGTGGAGAGGGGTTGGGGTTTTTCCACTTGGATTAGATTTGGTATGAAGGGGCTAGCTCAGTTGCTGGAAGGGGTAGAAGCTTTGTTGTGAAGGGAGGTCTAGAAAGCTCTTCATGATGGGGTGGAATGAAGGAGGAAGGGGCAAGCTAGACCTTCATAGCAACAAGGCAGAGAGATTCCTGTTGTGCTTTGTGTTGTCTTTAGAGAAGAAAAGGTTCTCCTTAATTTTTCCTAAggaagtgtgtgtgtgtgggggggggggggggggggggtggggggtggggTGGAAAACCCTTGCCTCAAATTCAAGGAGCATTGATGTTTCCGAAGCATAGGTGTCCATTGGTGGAaagtggaggaggaggaggttcCCTAAAGGGTGGGTTTTTTGCAAAAGTGGTGAATAGAGGAAAAAGGGAATTAGGTGAGGTAGTCTGGATTCAAGGTGCGTTGGATTTGTGGAGTCCTAATGTAGGTTGTTTCAGGGGTGAGGCTTGTGTCACAGAACTCTAGGTGCGGGCGTTATGGTTACCTTTGCATTTGTGGGGAGAAGAGTTCTTTAAGAGGTTTGATGATGCTTGTGGAGGTTTTGTGGTAGTTGATAAGGAGATGAAAGAGAGGCGTTTTCTGCAATGGGCTAGGATTCTTGTGAAATCCAACGGGAGGAGAGTTCCACGTAAATTACAAGTAGTGGTTGGTGCAGATGTCTTTGAGGTCCAACTATGGTGGGAGATTATACCTAGGTTGCCAATGGTGGTCCCCAAGGAAAAGTGCAG
This window contains:
- the LOC117908450 gene encoding uncharacterized protein LOC117908450, giving the protein MSVLWEKSETWRWIVRNSRDSKPFFLAFATICGVVPGVIGYCVMQFTNSRNPELEAQLRSNARPDSLMMGKVNQERLAEFLGELQRKEDTNDRYVAALRGETLTRKPYERIQPIPKQSNMEAKEQK